TCAGGTGGTCCAGCCTCTCATGTGCTTCCTCTCGGCTGCATGCTGGAGGCGTCTAATTGGGCACTTCCGGTGCTTGTTAGAGTGTTTGGCTTGGTTTTCCATGCTTTCCTTCATCATCTTGTATGAGGATTTCCTCGACACCATAGATCGTTCAGCCAAGCGGCCGAAGTTTGATTTGTGATAAAATGCTTCCATGACTGGCTTGTTACGAACAAacaactcaaataatattcatttcgagggggggggggggggggcggggggggggggggggggttaggtaATAATATTTTCTTTTCTATATTTTTGCATGTTTTCTATATGTATGTTGGAGCAAATTTTTGGTGTGTCCAGTTTCTAAAACTTAGTAAAAAAATATTTTTAGTTCTCaacttaagaaaaacaaaaataatgCTCATAAGTATTTCGATAAAACTAGCCACCTCATCAAATTTCCATTAAAGCAACCGTCAATTGAACTTACATGAGTTCTGAACCAAAAGGAAGCTAAAATATTACAAGCATGAACCGCAAATTTCTTATAGCACACACCAGAAAGCAAGAGAGCAGAACAACGACTCCAGGAAGCTACTTTTGCACATTCAACTTTCACATTTAAATCCTGTGCACAATCAGGCTCCCACCATCACAATCGGGCTCCAACCATCGCATACTTCGCATGTATTGCAACATAATCCTAGGTGTTCAACCCTAGCATCAAACATATACTGCATTACCAGATAATTGTGTATTGTTTCCGTTTTGACCTAATAATCTCTTGTTTTGGAACAAGGGGAAAACAACCCAAAATATTGATTTTTCAAAGAGAAATACGAAACATTAGAACCAAAAAAGCATATGAGATCATATCAGTCTGATAAAAAATGATATTGTCAATTATTCAGAAGGTATAAATACATTCACTCATTACACACACAACAATGGGATGACATATGATCCATTTATTTTATAGATTAGGATGCATATCTACTAACTCAAACATGTCCTTAATTTGCTCACTGGTCCGCCGTGTAATTAGCCAACATTTCACTTAGTTGTGGTTGTTCTCCCAGAACTGAGCCTGGAGCCAGTCTATTGTATTCTTTTCCACCTGAAACGCCTTGGCAAGAACATCATCGGATATTTGTGGGTCTGACCCAAACACCGCATTGGCAATTGTGATAGCCCCTGGGTTCTGGCTGCTGAGCGCGGCAATTGCAACGGCGGGCTTGTGGGGGTTGGGGTTGAATTGGAAGTGGATGAGCCCCACGGGGAAGACGAACACGTCACCTTTGTTGAGCACCTTCGAGATGAACTTGTTTCTGTTTGGGGCGGGCTGGTTGGATGTGACAAAGCCAACGTACAGTGTCCCCTCGAGCACCGTGAGGATCTCAGTGGCGCGAGGGTGCGTATGTGCTGGGTTCTGACCCAAGGGAGCATAGTCGATGCGCGCAATTGAGATGCCGAGGGTGTTGAGTCCAGGAATCTGCATGACGTTGATCAAAGTGACGTTGGATCCAACCTTGTTGGTCACCCTCGGCTTGTCGAGGGCGGCTGCCTTGAAGAAGTCATCAGCGTTGACCTCCATTGGGTTCTTGCAAACAAACCCATTGACACGTACTGGTGCATAGAAGAGATTTATAATGTAAGCTTAGGTCTTACAAAGTTGTTTCGACTTGCATATAATTTCCAGAAATTCATTTCAACGTATTTATTTGGTGAGAACATGATGAGAAACCGGATAGTACCTGGTGAATTCATGTCGGCGACACAAAAGTCCTGGAGGGGGCTAGGATCGGAGGCAGTGGCCTGCCATGAGACCAACGCAAGAAGAACAgcgaggagaaggaaggaagaggaGGATGCCATCTGATCTTTTTCTCTCTCCTGTGTTTCTGTTTGTGATTGTGGCGTGAGTGATGGTTTGAACATGCAGGGATGTATGAGTTTATATAGGTGCAGCGAGCAGCGCCTGAAATCGTTAGCAATTATAGACTTAGTCAAGTGAAACCAACCAACCAGTTGAACTGGGCTCTTGCTGCTAATTAAACTACTGCATATACGCCCATTTAAGACACGTTTTCCCTTCAAAGAAGCAATGCAGCGTATACAGACATATAAAGCTATTCTATGGTGATGTGTATGGCTGAGTAGTAATTATGAATGTTTCTCCATCTCACCCACAGTCGCCACAATGCATGCAGGGTCGATTCCAGGAAAATTCATCACCCATCACTATTAAGGAAAAGATTTTTAAGACAAGAAACATCCGGCACTAGTTTAATTAGATATCATATACTTGGTCATAGTCGGAACCGGTGCGGACGAAACCAGCCAAAGAGCAGTCGAGAAGCCAAGTCATGTAAGGCAATCAATCGTTTGCTAGCTCGATGCCGACATAGATGAAGTCGCCTACTCACGCGTAGGCTTGATTCATGGGCGCATGACTTCTGAAGACATATAGAGTGACTACTACCCCTGTTCTTTTCAGTTGTTGATACAGAATCATGTGTGCAATCGACCTTTTCAAACTATGAAATTATATATTTGCCAATAGATTTTTCATGAAATCCAGTAACATAGGGCGACAGAGTAGTTAGCAGATTTGTAGCAGCCCCTATACGTTATCATCACGTCAGTCGGATATTTACTTGGTCAGATGTCTCTCGAAGTGCTTGAGTACTTACAGGAATAAGCGATGACATTAATGGACGAAGTGCCCAACCAAAAGGAGAGCAGGAAGTTTCCATATGATCTTAGTAAGACTAGTTAACATCTTCTTGCGAAGAGTTCTATCATGCATGACCAGTTCAGTGTATAAATCTAACAATCTGGTTAGCCTTCCTGACTAGGTTCATGGCACCAGAGCTCACCTGCTTCTTTTGCTATTGTAAATAGTAGTACATCCAATGACAAGACTAGGCCAGGCGGCCAAGTTATAAACAGGTTAATTTCTTGGAGGTGTGTGTTGGCAGTTTTAGTGTAGAAAGAAGTTTCCATTAGATGATTTAATTGCTTCTATCACAAGCATCTTACAAAGAAACAACTCAAATAATAATTATTTTTGGGACTCGGATATCTGCAATAGTTTTGCTGGGGAATGATCAATCAAACTTACAAGAGTTCTGAACCAAAAGGAAGCTAAAATAATACATCCAGGAAAAATAGAACTA
This genomic window from Aegilops tauschii subsp. strangulata cultivar AL8/78 chromosome 4, Aet v6.0, whole genome shotgun sequence contains:
- the LOC109744930 gene encoding germin-like protein 8-11; translated protein: MFKPSLTPQSQTETQEREKDQMASSSSFLLLAVLLALVSWQATASDPSPLQDFCVADMNSPVRVNGFVCKNPMEVNADDFFKAAALDKPRVTNKVGSNVTLINVMQIPGLNTLGISIARIDYAPLGQNPAHTHPRATEILTVLEGTLYVGFVTSNQPAPNRNKFISKVLNKGDVFVFPVGLIHFQFNPNPHKPAVAIAALSSQNPGAITIANAVFGSDPQISDDVLAKAFQVEKNTIDWLQAQFWENNHN